The proteins below are encoded in one region of Telopea speciosissima isolate NSW1024214 ecotype Mountain lineage chromosome 10, Tspe_v1, whole genome shotgun sequence:
- the LOC122642341 gene encoding protein WALLS ARE THIN 1-like, whose protein sequence is MGTLSTFGSYMAMVVVQFGYGGATILMKIALNKGLSQLVFIVYRHLIAMLLLGPLAYFLERKQRPSLSLPLMIKIFILSSLGTTVHLNVYYIGLDYTSPIVASALSNVIPGFTFLMALLLK, encoded by the exons ATGGGGACTTTAAGTACATTTGGTTCTTACATGGCCATGGTGGTGGTACAATTCGGTTATGGTGGAGCCACCATCCTCATGAAGATTGCCCTCAATAAGGGACTCAGTCAACTTGTCTTTATAGTGTACAGACACCTAATTGCCATGCTCTTGTTAGGTCCTTTAGCCTATTTCCTTGAGag GAAACAACGCCCTTCTCTTTCACTTCCCTTGATGATCAAGATTTTCATTTTATCATCACTTGGGACTACTGTCCATCTCAATGTCTACTATATTGGCCTGGATTACACTTCCCCAATTGTTGCTAGTGCCTTAAGTAATGTCATCCCTGGCTTCACATTTCTCATGGCACTTCTCCTCAAGTAA